One window of Deltaproteobacteria bacterium genomic DNA carries:
- a CDS encoding DUF4416 family protein, with translation MSHPHPPEKVRLIISLFSPDREIISKVMDRVSEHFGPIDWVSPEMFFDRTRYYAKEMGWPLFRRFVSFEELIPPETLVEVKLATNDIENEYLVQGNRRINIDPGYISLERLILATGKNYIHRVYLGKGIFADLTLVFKRGSFRPLEWTYRDYSSPEMITVFNELRSAYMEKLREIKRID, from the coding sequence ATGAGTCACCCGCATCCACCGGAAAAGGTCCGGCTCATCATAAGTCTCTTTTCTCCTGACAGGGAGATTATAAGCAAAGTGATGGACCGCGTCTCGGAACATTTCGGGCCCATAGACTGGGTCAGCCCCGAGATGTTCTTTGACCGTACCCGGTATTACGCCAAGGAGATGGGATGGCCCCTTTTTCGCCGCTTTGTTTCCTTTGAAGAACTGATACCCCCCGAGACCCTGGTGGAGGTAAAGCTGGCGACAAATGACATTGAGAATGAATATCTCGTCCAGGGAAACCGGCGGATCAATATCGATCCCGGCTATATCTCGCTGGAAAGGCTGATTTTAGCCACGGGAAAAAATTATATCCACCGGGTCTATCTGGGTAAGGGCATTTTCGCTGATTTGACCCTTGTTTTCAAGAGGGGGAGTTTCAGACCCCTGGAATGGACCTACAGGGACTACTCGTCCCCGGAGATGATCACAGTTTTCAACGAATTGAGGAGTGCCTACATGGAAAAACTGAGGGAGATAAAACGCATTGATTAA
- the rfaE1 gene encoding D-glycero-beta-D-manno-heptose-7-phosphate kinase → MKIGRGRPPSAEPLDRPTVKSRCYKSKDLEKNAMAEINGYYYDAEALKRYIDRFVKARILVVGDIIMDEYIWGNVTRISPEAPVPVVDVEQETKMLGGAANVIRNLATLGAKPVLCGVVGNDNTGKEILSALTHMGLSTEGVVSETGRPTSIKTRIVAHNQQVVRFDRESRADVRPQSIQKLIEYIGKHLDTIDAIVVSDYGKGLISGHLMMGMRELRRTRSDRNIIMTVDPKTGNFEYYKGADVITPNHYEAGLYCGFSIPDEDALNRAGRKMVNDLNCRSVLITQGKEGMTLFEKSGETTHIPTVAKKVFDVTGAGDTVIGTISLALAAGLDLKSAAILSNFAAGIVVGEIGTSAVRAEDLKKAIV, encoded by the coding sequence ATGAAAATCGGCAGGGGGAGACCCCCATCGGCCGAACCTCTTGATAGACCTACCGTAAAATCAAGGTGTTACAAATCAAAAGATCTGGAAAAGAATGCAATGGCTGAGATAAACGGTTACTATTATGATGCCGAGGCCTTAAAACGATATATCGATAGGTTCGTAAAGGCAAGGATTCTTGTGGTGGGCGATATCATCATGGACGAATATATCTGGGGCAATGTCACCCGGATTTCGCCCGAAGCCCCGGTTCCTGTGGTGGATGTGGAACAGGAGACCAAGATGTTGGGGGGGGCTGCCAATGTAATACGAAACCTGGCCACGCTGGGTGCGAAACCCGTCCTGTGCGGCGTGGTGGGGAATGACAACACCGGTAAGGAAATCCTCTCCGCACTGACCCACATGGGGCTGAGCACCGAGGGGGTGGTCAGCGAAACAGGGAGGCCTACCAGCATAAAGACCCGGATTGTTGCCCACAATCAGCAGGTGGTTCGATTTGACAGAGAAAGCCGGGCAGACGTGAGGCCCCAGAGTATTCAGAAGCTCATCGAGTATATCGGCAAACACCTCGACACCATTGATGCCATTGTTGTCTCGGATTATGGAAAAGGACTCATCTCCGGCCACCTGATGATGGGGATGAGAGAGTTGCGACGGACGCGTTCCGACCGAAACATTATCATGACCGTAGACCCCAAGACCGGCAACTTCGAGTATTATAAAGGGGCGGATGTGATCACGCCGAACCACTATGAGGCCGGGCTTTACTGCGGTTTCAGTATCCCGGATGAGGATGCGTTGAACCGGGCCGGAAGGAAGATGGTAAACGACCTGAATTGCCGGTCTGTGCTGATCACCCAGGGAAAAGAGGGGATGACCCTCTTTGAAAAGAGCGGTGAGACCACCCACATCCCCACCGTGGCAAAGAAGGTCTTTGACGTTACCGGGGCAGGAGACACGGTCATCGGGACCATCTCCCTGGCCCTCGCCGCGGGTCTTGACTTGAAATCAGCGGCAATCCTCTCCAATTTTGCAGCCGGCATTGTGGTGGGGGAAATAGGCACGTCCGCGGTTCGTGCGGAGGACCTGAAAAAGGCGATCGTGTGA
- the trkA gene encoding Trk system potassium transporter TrkA yields the protein MTVKIIIVGAGEVGFHIARRLSQENHDVALIDKDAHHIKRVGENLDVQAFLGSGTSPGILKVAGINEADLLVAATDSDETNLMACLMAKTLNPYLIKVARVRNEEYLQEGELFSRELLGIDHVINPQSEMVNTIQSIMEIPGASEVIDFVGGRVKLIGFLVAGDSPFVDRKLLSFGELRGKVLVGAIVRGEQVVIPHGEDMVRAGDLVYVIVHKAELDEALEFLGIKQEASRRVIIVGGGQTGAALAKKMDRAKTNVKIIEEDSAKCAGLSEVLDHVIVINGDGTDRHLLEEENIRDIDFLVAVTGDEASNILMSLLAKGLGAKKTITRISRLSYLPLMSAIGIDTVVSARLSAAKAILQHIRPGKIISVAPLKGEHAEAIEAEALETSDIVNTPLSKVKMPKGTLVGAIVREDEIIIPRGDTVIRPKDRLIIFTLREAVPKLEKLLTVKLEYF from the coding sequence ATAACTGTGAAAATCATTATTGTAGGCGCAGGGGAGGTGGGCTTTCATATCGCCCGGAGGCTCTCTCAGGAAAACCATGATGTCGCCCTGATTGATAAAGATGCGCATCACATCAAACGGGTGGGCGAAAACCTGGATGTCCAGGCCTTTCTGGGTTCCGGCACAAGCCCTGGCATACTCAAAGTCGCAGGCATTAATGAGGCGGACCTTCTGGTAGCCGCCACGGACAGCGATGAAACCAATCTCATGGCCTGTCTGATGGCCAAGACCCTTAATCCGTACCTGATCAAGGTTGCCCGCGTCAGAAATGAGGAATACCTCCAGGAAGGGGAACTGTTCAGCAGGGAACTGTTAGGGATTGACCATGTGATCAATCCCCAGTCCGAGATGGTCAACACCATCCAGAGCATCATGGAGATCCCGGGGGCGTCCGAAGTCATCGACTTTGTGGGCGGGCGGGTCAAGCTTATCGGTTTTTTAGTGGCCGGGGATTCGCCGTTTGTGGATCGCAAGCTCCTTTCCTTCGGTGAGCTGAGAGGCAAGGTCCTGGTCGGTGCCATTGTCCGGGGCGAGCAGGTGGTGATCCCCCACGGGGAGGACATGGTGCGCGCAGGAGACCTGGTCTACGTCATTGTCCACAAAGCGGAGTTGGACGAAGCCCTGGAATTTCTGGGCATCAAACAGGAGGCATCGAGAAGGGTTATCATCGTGGGGGGGGGTCAGACCGGCGCTGCCCTGGCGAAAAAAATGGACCGGGCCAAGACCAACGTCAAAATCATCGAGGAAGACAGCGCCAAGTGTGCCGGCCTGTCTGAAGTGCTCGATCATGTGATCGTCATCAACGGTGACGGCACGGACAGGCACCTCCTGGAAGAGGAAAACATCAGGGATATCGATTTCCTGGTTGCGGTTACCGGAGACGAGGCGAGCAACATCCTGATGTCCCTCCTTGCAAAAGGGCTCGGGGCCAAGAAGACCATCACCCGGATCAGCAGGCTGAGCTATCTCCCCCTCATGTCGGCGATCGGCATCGACACCGTGGTAAGTGCCAGGCTGTCGGCGGCCAAGGCTATTTTACAGCATATCCGGCCCGGCAAGATCATATCCGTTGCGCCCCTGAAAGGAGAACATGCCGAGGCCATTGAGGCGGAGGCGTTGGAGACCTCCGATATCGTCAATACCCCCCTCTCCAAGGTGAAGATGCCGAAAGGCACCCTGGTCGGCGCCATTGTCCGGGAGGACGAAATCATCATCCCCCGCGGGGACACGGTCATCAGGCCCAAAGACCGCCTTATCATATTTACCCTCCGGGAGGCCGTCCCCAAATTGGAAAAGCTCCTGACCGTCAAACTGGAATATTTCTAA
- a CDS encoding TrkH family potassium uptake protein → MHTRVIIRFIAILILFLGLCMAGPLLVSFLFRDNSTSALASSMAITLLTGFILFVGTRHHQDRQLNHRDGVAIVTLGWITAGLVGTLPYLLSRVIPDFTNAYFESLSGFTTTGASILTDIESLPEGILLWRSLTQWLGGMGIIVLSIAILPYLGIGGMQLYKAEVPSPVVDKLKPRISETAKTLWKVYLLFTLLEMILLAIGGMPIFDAVCHAFCTLPTGGFSTKNMSIAHYNNLYFEGVLVVFMILAGINFALHYRLIKGDLRIFGRDSECRVFLILVAVFMALITLDIYGTVYTSIGQAFRHAAFQVSSIITTTGFVSADYETWPAFSQLVLLICMFLGAMAGSTGGGMKIMRIMLLIRHSYHQMFQVIHPHAVTTLKLAGRPVPADILGSIWGFFILYLSLFVTASLIMAALGLDFVSSFASVAATIGNIGPGFGLVGPVRNYLDVPLLGKWVLVLCMLLGRLEIYTVIVLLAPAFWKK, encoded by the coding sequence ATGCACACCCGCGTTATCATTCGTTTTATCGCGATCCTCATCCTTTTTCTGGGTCTGTGCATGGCCGGGCCCCTCCTGGTCTCCTTTCTTTTCCGGGACAACAGCACGTCCGCGCTTGCTTCCTCCATGGCCATCACCCTTCTAACCGGCTTCATCCTCTTTGTGGGGACAAGACATCACCAAGACAGACAGTTAAACCACCGGGACGGCGTCGCCATTGTGACCCTGGGCTGGATCACGGCCGGCCTGGTGGGGACGCTCCCCTATCTCCTCTCCCGTGTCATCCCCGATTTCACAAATGCCTATTTTGAATCCCTCTCCGGTTTTACAACCACCGGTGCCAGTATCCTCACGGATATCGAATCCCTCCCCGAGGGCATTTTACTCTGGAGGAGCCTGACCCAGTGGTTGGGTGGGATGGGGATCATCGTGCTTTCCATCGCCATTCTCCCCTACCTGGGAATCGGGGGCATGCAGCTTTACAAGGCAGAGGTCCCCAGTCCGGTGGTAGACAAACTGAAACCCCGGATATCCGAGACCGCCAAAACCCTCTGGAAGGTCTACCTGTTGTTCACCCTGCTTGAGATGATCCTCCTGGCTATCGGGGGGATGCCTATCTTTGATGCGGTCTGTCATGCCTTCTGCACCCTGCCGACCGGCGGGTTTTCCACAAAAAACATGAGCATCGCCCACTACAATAATCTATATTTTGAGGGGGTACTGGTGGTGTTCATGATCCTGGCCGGGATTAATTTCGCGCTTCACTACCGGCTCATTAAAGGAGATCTGAGGATCTTCGGGAGGGATTCGGAGTGCCGGGTGTTCCTGATTCTGGTGGCGGTCTTCATGGCCCTGATCACCCTCGATATCTACGGTACGGTATATACCTCCATCGGCCAGGCCTTTAGACACGCCGCCTTTCAGGTCAGCTCCATCATCACTACCACCGGATTTGTCTCTGCGGATTACGAGACATGGCCCGCTTTTTCCCAATTGGTCCTCCTCATCTGCATGTTTTTAGGAGCCATGGCGGGTTCCACCGGCGGGGGCATGAAGATTATGCGTATCATGCTGTTGATACGGCATAGCTATCACCAGATGTTTCAGGTCATTCACCCCCATGCGGTAACCACACTGAAACTGGCCGGCCGGCCGGTTCCTGCGGACATCCTCGGCAGCATCTGGGGTTTCTTTATCCTCTATCTAAGCCTTTTTGTAACGGCTTCCCTGATCATGGCCGCATTAGGTCTCGATTTCGTATCGTCCTTTGCCTCGGTTGCCGCAACCATAGGAAATATCGGGCCGGGATTCGGGCTGGTGGGACCGGTGAGGAATTACCTGGACGTCCCCCTGCTCGGAAAGTGGGTGCTGGTTCTGTGTATGCTGCTCGGCCGGCTGGAGATTTACACGGTGATTGTGCTTCTGGCGCCGGCCTTCTGGAAAAAATGA
- a CDS encoding LysM peptidoglycan-binding domain-containing protein, which translates to MNAHFKSIKIRMKLAVGIFVLLAFAGCMTDSTHVKSEAVSSPATLTSMNGLPTELSSAPMEKTPPPSTIDATAEMPGGMALNRPVTHPATDLIEEPLSPYEKEEVTLFTAKPERTTKSAQALLDSALEFCNASNDFWERGDLENAVDALDQAYSLILMISPDHSPEILQQRDDLRYTISQRITQVYSSRFTVVNGFHKAIPLDMNPDVQKALSLLKGRERDFFLNAYRRSGKYRPAIVKALKEAGLPEELSWLPLIESGFKVKALSRARALGMWQFIASTGYKYGLIRGQWVDERMDPDKSTQAAIAYLKELHQIFGDWQTVLAAYNCGEGRVLRCINSQKINYLDHFWDLYKKLPSETAFYVPKFLAVLHILNDPEAHGFTLPPVDEEIKTETVTINKQVSLKTMAGHIGVSDEVLEELNPALRRNSTPPRPYDFKVPVGKSAVLLAELDNIPQWKPPVSTTAYVTHKVRKGETLSTIARRYGTSVRAVMTRNHLKSSGYIKAGWNLKIPTRGGYAPAATRVASQTSSPQAIRSSGKPSLSKYVVRKGDSLYKIAKRFNTTTNEIQSQNRLRNSRLSIGQVLIISGPSEESAGVGTETYKVLKGDSPYIIAVKHQMDLSELLRMNRLTPRSTIFPGQTLIVKNQ; encoded by the coding sequence ATGAACGCCCATTTTAAGTCGATCAAAATCAGGATGAAGCTGGCCGTCGGGATATTCGTTCTGCTGGCCTTTGCCGGCTGTATGACGGATTCGACTCATGTAAAATCAGAGGCGGTCTCATCACCCGCAACCCTCACATCCATGAACGGCCTCCCCACTGAACTGTCATCCGCACCCATGGAGAAAACTCCCCCTCCTTCCACCATCGATGCCACAGCAGAAATGCCGGGCGGAATGGCATTGAACCGTCCGGTTACGCATCCTGCAACCGACCTGATAGAAGAACCGCTGTCCCCCTATGAAAAGGAGGAAGTGACCCTATTCACGGCCAAACCTGAAAGGACAACGAAATCCGCTCAGGCGCTCCTTGACTCGGCCCTGGAGTTCTGCAACGCAAGCAACGATTTCTGGGAAAGGGGGGACCTGGAAAACGCGGTAGACGCCCTTGATCAGGCCTATTCCCTCATCCTGATGATTTCCCCTGACCATTCTCCCGAGATCCTCCAGCAGAGGGACGATCTTCGATACACCATATCCCAGAGGATCACTCAGGTCTATTCGTCCCGTTTTACCGTTGTGAACGGATTTCACAAGGCCATTCCCCTGGACATGAATCCGGATGTGCAGAAGGCGCTGTCATTGCTGAAAGGGAGGGAAAGAGATTTTTTTCTCAATGCGTACCGTCGTTCCGGCAAATACCGTCCCGCCATTGTAAAGGCCCTCAAAGAGGCCGGGCTTCCGGAGGAGCTTTCGTGGCTGCCGCTGATCGAAAGCGGGTTCAAGGTAAAAGCGCTGTCCAGGGCCAGGGCCCTCGGGATGTGGCAGTTCATCGCATCCACCGGATATAAGTACGGATTAATTAGAGGCCAGTGGGTCGACGAACGGATGGATCCTGATAAATCGACCCAGGCCGCTATCGCCTACCTCAAGGAACTGCATCAGATTTTCGGAGACTGGCAAACGGTCCTTGCCGCCTACAACTGCGGCGAAGGGAGGGTGTTGAGATGCATAAATTCCCAAAAAATAAATTATTTAGACCATTTTTGGGATCTTTATAAGAAACTGCCGTCCGAGACCGCCTTTTATGTCCCCAAGTTCCTGGCCGTGCTCCACATCCTGAATGATCCGGAGGCCCACGGCTTCACTCTGCCGCCGGTGGATGAAGAGATAAAAACAGAGACGGTTACCATTAACAAACAGGTCTCCCTCAAGACCATGGCCGGGCACATCGGCGTATCAGATGAGGTCCTGGAAGAACTGAACCCGGCGCTCAGGCGCAACTCCACCCCCCCGAGACCCTATGACTTCAAGGTGCCTGTGGGGAAAAGCGCCGTGCTCCTGGCGGAGCTGGACAATATTCCCCAGTGGAAGCCCCCCGTGTCAACGACCGCCTATGTGACCCATAAGGTGAGAAAAGGGGAAACCCTCTCCACCATCGCCCGCAGATACGGGACCAGCGTCAGGGCCGTCATGACCCGGAATCATCTCAAGAGCAGTGGCTACATCAAGGCCGGCTGGAACCTCAAGATCCCCACCCGGGGGGGCTATGCCCCTGCCGCGACCCGGGTCGCTTCCCAAACGTCCTCACCGCAGGCGATCCGTTCCTCCGGGAAACCTTCTCTGAGTAAGTATGTGGTCCGAAAAGGCGACTCCCTCTACAAAATCGCCAAACGATTCAACACCACCACCAATGAGATACAGTCCCAGAATCGACTGCGCAACAGCCGTCTGAGCATCGGGCAGGTCCTGATCATTTCCGGACCCTCTGAAGAATCCGCCGGTGTAGGGACCGAGACCTACAAGGTCCTGAAAGGAGACTCCCCCTACATTATCGCCGTGAAACACCAGATGGACCTTTCAGAACTCCTGCGGATGAACAGACTGACCCCCAGAAGCACCATCTTTCCGGGCCAGACACTGATCGTCAAAAATCAATAG
- a CDS encoding HD domain-containing protein: MARIRPEIPGFVTVIIQRLKAAGYDTYVVGGAVRDALLKRPIVDWDVATSAPAGKIKTIFRDQRQFALRHDTVTLVHSGAHFEVTPFRGSENDLINDLSRRDFTINAMAVDPDDMEVIDPFHGESDIRQRVLRAVGDPEERFREDPLRLLRCVRLASELCFRIDTETITGLGKTASLLSSTAPERIRDELMKLLMTSKPSGSFYLMVRTGLLKTFLPELLEGYLKQQNHHHRHTIFRHITETIDQVRPDPVLRLTALLHDIAKPRSRVKHRGTWRFCGHEKESALLAEEILNRLRFSREVVRRVTHLIRHHMIGYDPGWSDAAIRRLIYRVGDRHIQDLLEFRRADLLAHGLTDHDPALMAELEQRVAEQVRQEAPTGRKQLAVNGNTVMEITGLPPGPAVGRVLRDLHEKVLDHPELNNREELKTILKFIRTYP, translated from the coding sequence GTGGCCCGTATCCGACCGGAAATCCCCGGATTCGTAACGGTCATCATCCAGAGATTGAAGGCCGCCGGCTACGACACCTATGTGGTGGGCGGGGCGGTGCGCGACGCCTTATTGAAACGACCCATAGTGGACTGGGATGTGGCCACCTCTGCCCCGGCCGGTAAGATCAAGACCATCTTCCGCGATCAGCGGCAGTTTGCCCTGAGGCATGATACCGTAACCCTGGTCCATTCAGGCGCCCATTTTGAAGTGACGCCGTTCAGGGGATCGGAAAACGATCTTATCAATGACCTGTCGCGCCGGGATTTCACCATCAATGCCATGGCCGTTGATCCGGATGATATGGAGGTGATCGACCCCTTCCACGGGGAGTCTGATATCCGGCAGAGGGTCCTTCGGGCGGTGGGAGATCCTGAGGAGCGGTTCAGGGAAGACCCGCTGCGCCTCCTGCGGTGCGTACGACTGGCATCAGAACTCTGTTTCCGGATCGATACGGAAACGATAACAGGCCTCGGCAAGACCGCCTCCCTCCTGTCGTCCACAGCCCCGGAGCGCATCAGGGACGAACTCATGAAGCTCCTCATGACCTCGAAACCTTCCGGATCCTTTTATCTCATGGTCAGAACAGGACTCTTGAAGACCTTCCTCCCCGAACTCCTCGAAGGATATCTCAAACAACAGAATCACCATCACCGCCATACCATCTTCAGACATATTACTGAAACCATCGACCAGGTCCGGCCGGACCCTGTCCTGCGGCTGACCGCCCTTTTGCATGACATTGCCAAGCCCCGAAGCCGGGTGAAACACCGGGGAACCTGGCGTTTCTGCGGCCATGAAAAGGAAAGCGCCCTATTGGCCGAGGAAATCCTTAACCGGCTCAGGTTCAGCAGGGAGGTGGTGAGACGGGTAACCCATCTCATTCGACACCATATGATCGGATATGATCCGGGATGGAGCGATGCCGCGATCCGGCGCCTGATATATCGCGTGGGAGACAGGCACATTCAAGACCTTCTGGAATTCCGCCGGGCCGATCTCCTGGCCCACGGCCTCACAGACCATGATCCGGCCTTGATGGCTGAGCTGGAACAACGGGTGGCGGAACAGGTCCGGCAGGAGGCCCCCACCGGGAGAAAACAACTTGCCGTGAACGGAAACACGGTGATGGAAATCACGGGCCTGCCACCCGGTCCGGCAGTGGGAAGGGTGTTGCGGGATCTGCATGAAAAGGTCCTGGACCATCCGGAATTGAACAATAGGGAGGAGCTGAAAACTATTCTCAAATTTATCCGAACTTATCCTTGA